The genomic DNA TGCTGGCAATTTTGGGACTGTGTTTTGCTAAGGCTTCCCGTTGCGTCATAGGCGTAGCCACTTTGCATGACGACCCCAGGGGGTGGGGCtaactaaattaaattacttgGCTTTTAGAGCGATTGTCACGATGAGTCATGGCTAAAAGCGTGCCAAAATATAGTCGCTGTCTCTCACGTTCCAACCTCCCTTTGGGGTATGACGAAGGTTTGGCTGATTGTCAGGCTGCTACCTGAGTTTTTGAGTTTTATATTTCCAAGAAGACGTGgccatatgtacatgtatgagTATGAGACATCTTGTCGctttttctttcaaatttgGGGAAGAAACTTTAGCTGGCAAAAGAGACTAAAAGAGGGCCAAAActttttcataacttttgagtTCATCTTCGCCCCGAGAAACTTTTGTCCTGTGTATAACCTTAAGCCAAATGGTTCTCATTAAAGTTATCATCTTCAAAAGGCTCTTTGATTAACTAAAGTAACACATAGTGTGCCATAAATCTCTTTTAAAATTGAGAAATCAATCCACTAGCATTGGAATACTTGAACGCTCCATGCACTTCTGCATTGCCCCTTTCAACTCTTTATGTTTAAAGGGATATATTTTAAGCTGTTAACAAATGTCCTGACTACGTGCTAGCAATACTTAAGAGAACGATCACAAGAAAACGTTGCCTGCTGGGCAACTGCCGGGCCAACTACAAAAACGAGTACAAGTGCAAAAACTGGGAACACAATCACGCAGCTACAGCAAATCTCTACCGAGCGAATAGGAGCTGTCCGTCCCATTGAATCCTCGCCGTCTGTTCGGGCGCTTTTCCACATTTCGTCACGTCAGAGAGGAGCTGTCAATGCTGTTGttctcatcctcctcctcctcgtcctgctcctcctgccttgAGTCTTGTTCTGGTGCTCCATACTGATTGACAAGTGTCTggctcctgctctggctctggactGTTGGCCTGGTCGCAATTGTGGGCAATTTGTAGGCGATGGGCAGCTGCGGCGCCAGCGAGACAATTGCCTGGGTCCGACTATTCCTCCCAAAAGGCCTGGCACCGTTCGTTTCCAGATAGAATTTGCCCCGAAGCCTGCAAAAAGAATAATGTTGTGTTAGCCGGAGATGGGTGTTGGATATTCTGTAGCTCCCTTACCTGGGATCTGCGCCCATGCCCATGAAGGCCGCACCTTTGCCTCCATCCCGGCAGACGCCAAATGTCGGCGAGGGCTCACATCGCTTGGCGGGAAAGCCCCGCGGCTGGGCCACACTCTCCACAAAGTACTCCCAGGCACGCTGGTGACTGCAGCCGACTGTGGAAAACACAAAATGGATTGCACATTCTGCCATGATAGCCCAAAACACTGCTCCACTCACTTATTATGCCCAGCCAGCGATTATTGGCAATCTCCTGACGGGCACAGCCAGGCTGCAGTGGCCTTCCTCCGTTTGGATAGAAGTCCGCATGCCCCATGGCCGTGGGATTGCCCAGGATCCCGCCGTCCGTGTGTATGACATCCACGAACCGCGCGTCGCTCGGACTGAGGCGGCGGTTGGAGCTGTTGCCCTCGAACAGGGGCAGCGCCGGATCGAGGGCCGTTATCCTGGTCAGCTTGATGCCCcactcctgcagctgcttgccCGCGAATCCAGCCACCTCGGCGCCCAGACTAAAGCCAATCAGGTGGATGTGTTTCGCTGCATAGCCACGCCCCACGAGGTAACGCAGGAAGCGCGCAATGTAGCGGGCCGTGATAGGCAGATTTTCGACGGAATTCGAGTACCAGGGCACCGCTGTCATCGCGCTCCAGTCGATGAGAATTACATTATGGTTGCCACGCCGCAGGAAGGCTGCAAGAGGGAGCAGcatatggatatatgtatgcaaatggaCTGCACCCTGTCCCCACCCATTCTTACCATCCTTCAACTCCTGGCTGCTCTGTCGCTCTCCGGTGGCCGACTCCGAGAATCCGTGCAGGTAGACAACCAGCGggtaattgaaattgaaattgctctGCGCCAGCCGGCCATCGTCGTTCAGGTGGAGCAGCTGTGCCGTGTTGCGATTCCGCCTgaaatggcagcagcctcTAGACTCTGGACTCTCAATATGCATCAGGCACCGGGCCGAGGCTTACCTCGTGTACAGCATAAATTTGATGTCCTCGCGCTCTCTGATCCCACAGCAGTTGGCGCAGGAGCCCCGCGGGGCAGCGCTATAGAAAATGGGCGAACCTGCTGAAGAAGAAAGAGATTCATATCGTAACTGTTAAATCGATCAGCCTGCGACTACAAATGTTGAGCGGAAGTGAAATTTGTTGCCAAACAGCAGAGGCgagcaaattaatttagaGCCTCAAATACGCAGCTAATTGATTCATTAGCTTCATTAAACTGGCCAAAATGCCAACGCCAGGTAGCGGCCGTAACAATAACGAgcagaaataacaaaaagctGCCAAGAAAACGAAACTGGCCCAAGCCGAAGCCACTTGGCCCTGAACTTGAATGAAGcagcgtggagtggagtggggtgtggcgtggcgtggcatggaaAAGTTGTATAGTTGTTGGatagcaacaataacaaccaTAAAAGTACAAGAAGCCAGCGCAGCACGTGACGTATACACCGCGTGTTACGCAGTCGACAAAATCAacaagagcaaagcaaaaacaagttTGAATTTCCATATCGAACCACTCACGAAACAACCGCAAGGTATTCGATGGTGGGTGTTGGTCTGCCACTGGGTCAACCATTGTCGATGCCATGTCAATGacgctgctactgctgctgcttcttctttgctttcgcattgtttgttttgctacACATATTTGGGGGCTGCGAGTTGTTCGAATCGAACCGAATCGAAACGGATTCCACATTTGATTAGATGCCAAGCGAAGCGACAATGCTGATGGGATGACCTTACCCAATGCCACATTCATTTGCAATTCTGGCCACTTATCACCTTCCGTTTTGCCCCGACAGCGCTAACTAACCGTATTTGAAGTGTATCAGTTGCTTCCCGTACACATGCATTGCAATTCGAAATTCGATGCGCAAGTAGTGCAAAATAC from Drosophila subobscura isolate 14011-0131.10 chromosome E, UCBerk_Dsub_1.0, whole genome shotgun sequence includes the following:
- the LOC117889953 gene encoding phospholipase A1 VesT1.02, encoding MVLPATSTLCNVFTFLLAGSPIFYSAAPRGSCANCCGIREREDIKFMLYTRRNRNTAQLLHLNDDGRLAQSNFNFNYPLVVYLHGFSESATGERQSSQELKDAFLRRGNHNVILIDWSAMTAVPWYSNSVENLPITARYIARFLRYLVGRGYAAKHIHLIGFSLGAEVAGFAGKQLQEWGIKLTRITALDPALPLFEGNSSNRRLSPSDARFVDVIHTDGGILGNPTAMGHADFYPNGGRPLQPGCARQEIANNRWLGIIIGCSHQRAWEYFVESVAQPRGFPAKRCEPSPTFGVCRDGGKGAAFMGMGADPRLRGKFYLETNGARPFGRNSRTQAIVSLAPQLPIAYKLPTIATRPTVQSQSRSQTLVNQYGAPEQDSRQEEQDEEEEDENNSIDSSSLT